A region from the Triticum aestivum cultivar Chinese Spring chromosome 3D, IWGSC CS RefSeq v2.1, whole genome shotgun sequence genome encodes:
- the LOC123075983 gene encoding uncharacterized protein has protein sequence MREQDLRRTCPRRTPVRGTCRRRGQPQRTPSSLQGSDTTSPTRQGTDWTLGLGLARLLLHCNGRATRPGGEGGEGHDEEDVNVVGLAGAGSALGPVVRGIPPTHGQPEWTTSSLHGVARRCQRGGARLHGRGTRAPPPLRRTRPLARRFNLGRDWSPRQSRRRRTRPNGWGWQGLGGHHGRAQDAHRHVQTVLHLICLRSLESKLRFTSVILD, from the exons ATGCGGGAGCAGGATCTGCGTAGGACATGTCCTCGCCGGACGCCCGTTCGTGGCACATGCCGACGTCGCGGCCAGCCACAACGGACGCCCTCATCTCTCCAAGGGAGTGATACAACATCGCCGACGCGGCAGGGCACGGACTGGACGCTCGGGCTCGGGCTAGCCCGGCTCCTCCTCCATTGCAACGGGCGGGCGACTCGACCTGGTGGTGAAGGTGGCGAGGGCCACGACGAGGAGGACGTCAACGTCGTGGGCCTCGCGGGAGCAGGATCCGCGCTCGGCCCCGTCGTCCGTGGTATCCCCCCTACTCACGGCCAACCAGAATGGACAACGTCATCTCTCCATGGAGTGGCACGCCGTTGCCAACGCGGTGGGGCACGGCTGCACGGCCGGGGCACTCGAGCTCCGCCCCCTCTTCGGCGCACCCGCCCGCTAGCTCGGCGGTTCAATCTCGGGCGCGACTGGTCTCCGAGGCAGAGTCGTCGGCGGCGCACTCGACCTAATGGATGGGGATGGCAAGGGCTAGGAGGACATCACGGACGAGCTCAG GATGCTCATCGACATGTACAGACCGTCCTCCACTTGATTTGTCTCAGAAGTCTCGAATCAAAACTGCGGTTCACATC GGTAATTCTGGACTGA